The following coding sequences are from one Rathayibacter sp. VKM Ac-2760 window:
- a CDS encoding MarR family transcriptional regulator — translation MQDPRTRPASGLELVRWLAWAQRKAGEDWIRVRELSHEQAFVLGYLAQTPGVIQREIAEVSRTSAASVTSLLQGLERRGLVERRTEAGDDRRKRVFATAEGAELIAGFEEAMLAADETLLAPLDPGERATLQALLTKITAVLPPPTR, via the coding sequence ATGCAGGATCCCCGCACCCGCCCCGCCTCCGGACTCGAGCTCGTCCGCTGGCTCGCGTGGGCGCAGCGCAAGGCCGGCGAGGACTGGATCCGCGTCCGCGAGCTCAGTCACGAGCAGGCCTTCGTCCTCGGCTACCTCGCGCAGACGCCCGGCGTCATCCAGCGCGAGATCGCCGAGGTCAGCCGCACGAGCGCCGCGAGCGTCACGAGCCTCCTGCAGGGGCTCGAGCGCCGCGGACTCGTCGAGCGGCGCACCGAGGCGGGCGACGACCGGCGCAAGCGCGTCTTCGCCACCGCCGAGGGCGCCGAGCTCATCGCCGGCTTCGAGGAGGCGATGCTCGCCGCCGACGAGACCCTCCTCGCCCCCCTCGACCCCGGGGAGCGCGCCACCCTCCAGGCGCTCCTCACCAAGATCACCGCCGTCCTGCCGCCCCCCACCCGCTAG